A single Pedobacter sp. PACM 27299 DNA region contains:
- a CDS encoding glycoside hydrolase family 27 protein → MQRKPLSLIFSSLLLLSFFSTDLTAQTKTSKPKAPIMGWSSWNNFRVAIDEKIIKAQADFMISTGLKAAGYNFVNIDDGFFGGRNEKGELLVHSGRFPNGMKTVADYIHSKGLKAGIYAEAGINTCASIWDKDTVGVGSGLYGHDERDLNLMLNTWGYDFIKIDWCGGEQLKLNEEIRYTQIANHIKSIKPEVIFNICRWQFPGIWAVNIADSWRISGDIDNKFESILHIIDKNADLWKYSSAGHVNDMDMLQVGRGMSAEEDKSHFTMWCILNSPLLLGNDLRTMSKESLKLVTNKEIIALNQDPLGYQSRRLKKTGDLEVWAKPLISTMSGEVAVTLFNRSKQSANISFEPDSLGIDTSKPYQIRDLWKHQDLTTAKSKQLSFEVPAHGVVTLKLKGRSIPFNVFQSAP, encoded by the coding sequence ATGCAGCGTAAACCATTATCCTTAATTTTTTCTTCCCTTCTTTTACTCTCTTTTTTTAGCACAGATCTTACTGCACAAACTAAAACTTCAAAACCGAAAGCACCGATTATGGGCTGGTCCAGCTGGAATAATTTTCGTGTAGCGATTGATGAAAAGATCATCAAGGCACAGGCTGATTTCATGATCTCCACCGGACTTAAAGCAGCAGGATATAATTTTGTAAATATTGACGATGGTTTTTTCGGAGGCAGAAATGAAAAAGGAGAGTTATTGGTTCATTCCGGACGTTTTCCTAATGGCATGAAAACAGTTGCCGACTATATCCATAGCAAGGGTTTAAAAGCAGGAATTTATGCGGAGGCAGGGATAAACACCTGTGCGTCCATCTGGGATAAAGATACCGTAGGCGTAGGTTCAGGATTGTATGGTCATGATGAACGGGATTTAAACCTGATGCTGAACACCTGGGGTTATGATTTTATCAAAATCGATTGGTGTGGTGGAGAGCAGTTGAAATTAAATGAAGAGATCCGCTACACACAAATTGCAAACCATATTAAAAGTATAAAACCTGAGGTTATTTTTAACATCTGCCGCTGGCAGTTTCCAGGAATCTGGGCAGTGAATATCGCGGATTCATGGCGTATTTCTGGAGATATTGACAATAAGTTTGAATCCATTCTACATATTATCGATAAAAATGCAGACTTATGGAAGTACAGTTCTGCGGGGCATGTCAATGATATGGATATGCTGCAGGTGGGTCGCGGCATGAGCGCGGAAGAAGACAAATCGCACTTTACCATGTGGTGTATCCTCAACTCTCCCCTATTATTAGGGAATGATTTAAGAACGATGTCTAAAGAAAGTCTGAAACTCGTAACGAATAAGGAGATCATCGCGCTCAATCAGGATCCACTAGGTTATCAATCCCGCAGGTTGAAAAAAACAGGAGATCTGGAAGTCTGGGCAAAGCCCTTGATTTCTACCATGAGCGGAGAAGTTGCGGTGACCTTGTTCAACAGATCAAAACAGTCGGCAAACATTAGCTTTGAACCGGATAGTTTAGGAATCGATACTTCGAAACCTTATCAGATCCGTGATTTATGGAAACACCAGGATTTAACAACAGCTAAATCCAAACAATTGAGTTTTGAAGTTCCGGCACATGGCGTAGTGACTTTAAAACTAAAAGGCAGGTCTATCCCATTTAATGTTTTTCAATCCGCTCCGTAA
- a CDS encoding ligand-binding sensor domain-containing protein, giving the protein MTKLNQLFTFLFFLFSSFSFGQNPIGLPDISHYEKTAYSAGTQNWAIQEDRNGMLYFANNEGLLSFDGTYWKTYPISNKTIVRSLAIADDHKIYVGAQGDFGYFSPAENGKLQYHSLIDKIPIAYRSFADIWDIVALNNEVFFRSGKRIFKLADHKITVYPNESEWIFLGMANKTIIAQDKQKGLLQYKDKQWLPFLNHPIPGGGFRATSISPYHADTLLLSTWQDGLYTLSNNTLSKLPGYQSEKYSNKQVSKAFRLNDDMLVVATNISGCYIVNKKGDIVYNFSRRLGLQSNVVLSMLKDKQQNLWLGLNNGIDFIANNDAIRHLNPEVFNEGVGHTSMLYHNELYLGLSGALFKIPVKPGADISLLQDNFKYVTNTEGQAWGMNILNDRLLLGKHEGAFEVKGNSAVKFAEGKGYWNFLSYQLQGKPVILAGNYNGIDIFNEALSPIGKIEGFNESARFTTVDKDQVIWASQPYKGVYRIDLSTANAPKIRLYTQADQLPSTYNNHVYQVKGRVVVSTEKGIYEYHKKSDRFEPSPLFNSVFGDLYIRYLKEDPDGNVWFVQDKKLGVCDFSSGKPKLIYIPEMNGKLVSGFEHINPINKNNILVGAQKGFYHINYEKYLKGLSQPVVRINVVKAIGKTDSLLFAGYYGEVNDLNSQQQIPEIKYSSNSFHFEFAAVLQKNQTNITYSYYLKGFDSKWSEYSRKTEKDYTNLPYGSYTFQVKARNNFGEESAVTNYEFVILPPWYQTIYANLFYAVLTVWLIYLIYKRQQKKFVKQREEFLKEQDRMKYLHQLEIDKSEQEIIKLKNERLITEIEIKNSELASTSMHLVQKQELITKIKNDLSKLNTNIPSDENLYNLRKIIRLLSTEEKNGESWEQFSIYFDKVHANFLEDLKAEYSNLTNNDLKLAAYLKLGLSTKEIAQLMKISPRGVEISRYRLRKKLQIPAEVTLFDFLSEFRN; this is encoded by the coding sequence ATGACCAAACTAAACCAGCTATTCACTTTCCTTTTTTTTCTTTTCAGCAGCTTTTCATTCGGGCAAAATCCAATTGGACTGCCGGATATCAGCCATTATGAAAAAACGGCTTACAGTGCCGGTACACAAAACTGGGCGATCCAGGAGGACCGGAATGGCATGCTCTATTTTGCAAATAATGAAGGGCTGCTCAGCTTTGATGGAACTTATTGGAAAACCTATCCTATCTCCAATAAAACGATCGTCCGCTCTCTGGCCATTGCAGATGATCATAAAATATATGTTGGGGCACAAGGTGATTTCGGTTACTTCTCTCCTGCGGAGAATGGAAAACTGCAATACCATAGCCTGATTGATAAAATCCCTATTGCCTACCGATCTTTTGCCGACATCTGGGACATCGTAGCCTTAAATAATGAAGTATTCTTCCGTTCCGGAAAACGAATCTTTAAACTAGCTGATCATAAGATCACTGTCTACCCGAATGAATCAGAATGGATCTTTCTGGGCATGGCCAATAAAACCATCATTGCGCAGGATAAACAGAAAGGATTGCTGCAATATAAAGACAAGCAATGGCTTCCATTTTTAAACCATCCTATTCCCGGAGGCGGATTTCGGGCCACCTCCATATCTCCCTATCATGCAGATACCTTGTTGTTATCTACTTGGCAAGACGGACTGTACACCCTCAGCAATAACACTTTAAGTAAATTACCCGGTTATCAGTCGGAAAAATACAGCAACAAACAAGTATCCAAAGCCTTCCGCTTAAATGACGATATGCTGGTAGTGGCGACCAATATCAGCGGCTGTTACATCGTCAATAAAAAAGGCGACATTGTGTATAATTTTTCCCGGAGACTAGGCCTCCAGAGCAATGTAGTCTTGAGCATGCTGAAAGACAAGCAGCAAAACCTTTGGCTCGGACTGAACAATGGCATTGATTTCATCGCAAATAATGATGCCATCAGGCACCTCAATCCAGAAGTTTTCAATGAAGGTGTGGGCCATACTTCTATGCTGTACCACAACGAGCTTTACCTTGGCCTTTCCGGTGCACTTTTTAAAATTCCGGTAAAACCAGGTGCCGACATCAGTTTGCTGCAAGACAATTTTAAATATGTCACGAACACCGAGGGACAAGCATGGGGCATGAATATCCTGAACGATCGACTGCTGCTTGGAAAACACGAAGGTGCTTTTGAAGTCAAAGGCAATAGCGCGGTTAAATTTGCGGAAGGCAAAGGTTACTGGAACTTTTTAAGCTACCAGCTTCAAGGAAAACCGGTCATATTAGCGGGCAATTACAATGGCATAGACATTTTTAATGAAGCCTTATCCCCGATCGGAAAAATTGAAGGTTTTAATGAATCAGCAAGGTTTACTACGGTAGATAAAGATCAGGTGATCTGGGCTTCCCAACCCTATAAAGGCGTTTATCGAATTGACCTGAGCACAGCAAATGCGCCTAAAATCAGGTTGTATACCCAAGCCGATCAGCTCCCTTCTACTTATAATAACCACGTTTACCAGGTGAAAGGACGCGTAGTAGTCAGCACAGAAAAAGGCATTTATGAATATCATAAGAAAAGCGACCGTTTTGAACCCTCCCCATTGTTTAATTCCGTTTTCGGCGATTTATACATCCGCTATTTAAAAGAAGATCCGGATGGGAATGTCTGGTTTGTACAGGACAAGAAATTAGGGGTCTGTGATTTCTCTTCCGGCAAGCCGAAGCTCATCTATATTCCGGAAATGAATGGGAAACTGGTGAGCGGATTTGAGCATATCAACCCAATCAATAAAAACAATATTCTGGTGGGTGCCCAGAAAGGATTTTACCACATTAATTATGAAAAGTACTTAAAAGGCCTCAGTCAGCCCGTAGTCCGTATCAATGTGGTAAAAGCTATTGGCAAGACCGACAGCCTGCTTTTTGCCGGTTATTACGGAGAAGTGAACGACCTGAACTCACAGCAGCAGATCCCGGAAATTAAATACAGTTCCAATTCCTTCCATTTTGAATTTGCAGCGGTATTGCAGAAAAACCAGACCAATATTACCTACAGTTATTACCTGAAAGGATTCGATAGTAAATGGTCTGAATATAGTAGAAAAACGGAAAAAGACTATACTAACCTACCCTATGGCAGCTATACTTTTCAGGTAAAGGCCCGGAATAATTTCGGGGAAGAATCTGCGGTTACGAACTACGAATTTGTAATCCTCCCACCCTGGTATCAAACCATTTATGCCAACTTATTTTACGCGGTACTTACGGTATGGCTGATCTATTTAATCTATAAAAGACAGCAGAAGAAGTTTGTAAAACAGCGGGAGGAATTCCTGAAGGAACAGGACAGAATGAAATACCTGCACCAGTTGGAAATCGATAAATCTGAGCAGGAAATTATTAAACTTAAAAATGAAAGGCTGATCACGGAAATAGAGATCAAAAACTCAGAGCTGGCTTCTACTTCTATGCACCTGGTTCAAAAGCAGGAACTGATCACGAAAATCAAAAACGACCTCAGTAAATTAAATACCAATATTCCTTCTGATGAGAACCTTTATAATTTAAGAAAGATCATCAGGCTGCTGTCTACTGAAGAAAAAAACGGAGAAAGCTGGGAGCAGTTCTCTATCTACTTTGATAAGGTACATGCCAACTTCCTGGAGGACTTGAAAGCGGAATACAGCAACCTGACCAATAACGACCTGAAATTAGCGGCGTATTTAAAATTGGGCCTGTCTACCAAGGAAATTGCACAGCTGATGAAGATTTCGCCAAGAGGTGTTGAAATCAGTCGCTACCGACTAAGAAAGAAGCTTCAGATTCCAGCAGAGGTCACGCTGTTCGACTTTCTATCTGAGTTTCGGAACTAG
- a CDS encoding PKD domain-containing protein codes for MKFLKSSYQVKTLYLPVLLASFLIFGCKKKEGELGEAAKASFKVTQVTGKANTFLLQSTSENAYRYQWDLGDGQGLSAGTVNKEAYFLKKGDYNVKLYAYGQGGYDIATAKVTVANDDLSPILNSETFKKLIAHSWKLDPNSLAPITVGTENNPAEYFGGGSLAACQADDVYTFSFVNNDFKITYNANGATFNAGNVQPNYACGADRSYSNVSFNYSTVVAGAGLATITLPGAVPTQFIGVTDVSSNNYRIISITDTEMVLRGGKANETVFQFRFVTQ; via the coding sequence ATGAAATTTCTAAAATCTTCGTACCAGGTGAAGACCTTGTACCTGCCGGTTTTGCTGGCTTCATTTTTAATTTTCGGCTGTAAGAAAAAAGAGGGAGAACTTGGCGAAGCGGCAAAAGCTTCCTTTAAGGTGACTCAGGTTACAGGCAAAGCGAATACCTTTTTACTGCAAAGTACTTCAGAAAACGCTTACCGTTATCAATGGGATCTGGGCGATGGACAGGGGCTTTCGGCAGGTACCGTAAATAAGGAAGCTTACTTCCTGAAAAAGGGTGATTATAATGTAAAACTCTATGCTTATGGTCAGGGTGGTTATGATATCGCTACGGCAAAAGTTACGGTGGCTAATGATGACCTTTCTCCAATTTTAAACAGTGAGACCTTTAAAAAACTAATCGCTCATTCCTGGAAATTAGATCCCAATTCCCTGGCACCAATTACGGTAGGTACAGAGAATAATCCTGCAGAGTATTTTGGTGGTGGTTCATTAGCGGCTTGTCAGGCAGATGATGTCTATACTTTCTCTTTTGTAAACAATGATTTCAAGATTACTTACAATGCGAATGGGGCAACCTTTAATGCGGGAAATGTGCAGCCGAATTATGCCTGTGGTGCTGACCGTTCTTACAGCAATGTTTCCTTTAACTATTCTACGGTAGTTGCAGGTGCTGGTTTAGCGACGATCACCCTTCCGGGAGCTGTTCCTACTCAATTTATCGGCGTAACCGATGTGAGTTCTAACAACTACAGGATCATCTCGATCACAGACACAGAAATGGTCCTTAGAGGAGGAAAAGCGAATGAAACTGTGTTTCAGTTCCGCTTTGTGACGCAATAA
- a CDS encoding SusC/RagA family TonB-linked outer membrane protein gives MRRIIQLIVFLIGTCFLQEANAQRWSVSGKVTDPTGVPMPGVSVLLKGSTVATLSDGNGSYTLSIPEKSSVLVFSYIGSKTKEVAVSKAGVYNVTMEDAANDLNELVVVGYGSQRKSSVTGSISTLNDKELLQSPVGDLSNALAGRVPGVITKQPAGEPGADAAQIYIRGNATFGNATMEPLFVIDGIVRSFRDFSQMDANEIESVNVLKDASSAAIFGVKGANGVVLVTTKRGKIGKVSASYTMNYGVSQVTRLPKNLGSYEYAVLFNEAKLNDNPNATPEFSLERLDGFRTGADPELYPNTNWMDLVLGGTAPRMQHNVSLSGGTEKVKYFTSLGYLNEDGLYKSLNYKRYNVRSNLDIQVTNTTRFSVDLSGRMENRQAPPSGGIFEHTLRNPPIYLAKFADGRLASPGSYPNPLAMISEESGYNRTSSNYLLSNFQLVQDIPGVKGLSVKGVMAFDRNFSYNKTWNAWVPLYVKNADGTFESSAPSKSSLSKDFGEGQALEFQAHLNYENRFGKHGISALALFLQKENQSSGLHGARNSYTSSALELINFGPAENEVLSDREDKTGLRSAAVRVNYDYDNKYFIQGSLRRDESENFAPGKRTGYFPAVSAGWLVTAEDFMKGVKVIDYLKIRGSYGQLGSDRIPSRFGYYNRYDLVPNNYPFGGTLSNGLMPGAVANADVTWETSTKTDIGFETKFLNNLIGLDFTYFNEERKNILATRSLSVPLSFGANLPTENIGKVRNRGVELVLSHNNRLSNNWSYFLSGNLTYAKNKIIEAAEASNVPPGKKITGRPNGGQYGYKAIGIFKDMDDYNNSPKTSAFMSSTGPGDIKYQDISGPNGVPDGIIDDFDVTYLGGGSLPEIMYGISGGVNYKGFEVNFLLQGAARSQQMLTQNSAWAFYNSGTVTEEWLDRWTPDNTNASLPRLGLNANGNNYVTSSFWLKNASYLRLKNVEVAYTFKNEFLAKLKLTGVRVYANGQNLFTITDMKNVDPENTSSLGWYYPQQKIFNFGLNVQF, from the coding sequence ATGAGAAGAATTATACAATTAATAGTCTTTTTGATCGGTACCTGTTTTTTGCAGGAGGCTAATGCGCAGCGTTGGTCTGTATCTGGAAAGGTAACCGATCCAACCGGCGTTCCTATGCCCGGTGTATCTGTATTGCTGAAAGGCTCAACTGTAGCCACTTTATCCGATGGAAATGGCAGCTATACCCTAAGTATTCCTGAAAAAAGTTCCGTGCTGGTATTCAGCTATATTGGCTCGAAAACCAAAGAAGTGGCGGTTTCAAAAGCAGGGGTGTATAATGTGACGATGGAAGATGCCGCAAATGACCTGAATGAATTGGTGGTAGTCGGTTATGGCAGTCAGCGGAAATCAAGTGTAACCGGATCTATCTCCACACTGAATGATAAGGAATTATTACAAAGTCCGGTGGGCGATTTAAGTAATGCATTAGCCGGGCGTGTTCCGGGGGTAATTACCAAGCAGCCAGCAGGTGAGCCTGGTGCAGATGCAGCACAGATTTACATCAGAGGTAACGCCACTTTCGGTAATGCCACAATGGAGCCTTTATTCGTGATCGATGGTATTGTACGTTCCTTCCGTGATTTTTCACAGATGGATGCGAATGAAATAGAATCGGTGAACGTCTTAAAAGACGCTTCTTCTGCCGCAATTTTCGGTGTGAAAGGTGCGAATGGGGTGGTGTTAGTCACCACTAAACGTGGTAAAATAGGTAAAGTGAGTGCCAGTTACACCATGAATTACGGGGTTTCTCAAGTAACCAGATTGCCTAAAAACCTGGGTTCTTATGAGTATGCGGTATTGTTTAATGAGGCAAAACTGAATGACAACCCAAACGCGACTCCAGAGTTTTCTTTAGAGCGATTAGACGGTTTCAGAACTGGTGCCGACCCTGAATTGTATCCGAATACCAATTGGATGGACCTGGTATTGGGTGGAACTGCACCAAGAATGCAGCACAATGTTTCCCTGAGCGGTGGTACAGAAAAGGTGAAATATTTCACTTCATTGGGTTATTTGAATGAAGATGGTTTGTATAAATCATTGAATTACAAACGGTACAATGTACGTTCTAACTTAGATATTCAGGTGACCAATACGACTCGTTTCTCGGTGGATTTATCCGGCAGAATGGAGAACAGACAGGCGCCACCTTCAGGAGGAATATTTGAGCATACCTTGCGTAATCCGCCTATTTACCTGGCAAAATTTGCCGATGGTCGTTTAGCAAGTCCGGGTTCTTACCCAAATCCATTGGCGATGATCTCTGAAGAAAGCGGTTACAACAGAACATCCAGCAATTACCTGCTGAGCAATTTCCAATTGGTTCAGGACATTCCTGGCGTAAAAGGATTGTCTGTAAAAGGGGTGATGGCATTTGACCGTAATTTCAGCTACAACAAAACCTGGAATGCCTGGGTGCCTTTATATGTGAAAAATGCAGACGGAACTTTTGAGAGTTCTGCACCTTCAAAATCTTCTCTTTCTAAAGATTTTGGTGAGGGACAGGCATTAGAATTTCAGGCACATTTAAACTATGAAAACCGTTTCGGTAAACATGGGATTTCTGCTTTAGCTTTATTCCTGCAAAAGGAAAATCAGAGCAGCGGTTTGCATGGTGCCAGAAACTCTTATACCAGTTCTGCATTGGAGCTGATCAATTTTGGTCCGGCAGAGAATGAAGTGCTTTCAGATCGCGAAGATAAAACCGGTTTAAGAAGTGCTGCAGTACGTGTGAATTATGATTATGACAATAAGTACTTTATCCAGGGTAGTTTAAGACGCGATGAGTCTGAAAACTTTGCTCCGGGTAAAAGAACAGGTTATTTTCCGGCAGTTTCCGCAGGTTGGTTAGTGACCGCAGAGGATTTCATGAAAGGGGTTAAAGTGATTGATTATTTGAAAATCAGGGGATCTTATGGTCAGCTGGGCAGTGATCGTATCCCTAGTCGCTTTGGTTATTACAACAGGTATGATTTAGTGCCAAATAACTATCCTTTTGGCGGTACTTTATCCAATGGTTTAATGCCAGGCGCAGTAGCCAATGCAGATGTAACCTGGGAGACTTCCACTAAAACAGATATTGGTTTTGAAACTAAATTCCTGAACAACCTGATCGGTTTAGATTTCACTTATTTCAATGAAGAGCGTAAAAACATTCTGGCTACAAGAAGCTTATCAGTACCCTTGTCTTTCGGTGCAAATCTGCCAACGGAGAACATTGGGAAAGTGCGAAATAGGGGTGTGGAATTGGTGTTGAGCCATAACAACAGGCTTTCTAATAATTGGTCTTATTTCCTGAGCGGGAATTTGACTTATGCGAAGAATAAGATTATCGAAGCTGCGGAAGCTTCTAATGTTCCTCCAGGGAAGAAAATCACTGGTCGTCCGAACGGTGGTCAGTATGGCTATAAAGCAATTGGCATTTTTAAAGATATGGACGATTACAACAACTCTCCTAAAACCAGTGCTTTTATGTCTTCGACCGGGCCTGGCGACATCAAATATCAGGACATCAGTGGTCCGAATGGTGTTCCAGACGGCATCATTGACGATTTTGATGTGACGTATTTAGGTGGTGGTTCTCTACCTGAAATCATGTATGGTATCAGTGGAGGTGTGAATTACAAAGGTTTTGAGGTCAACTTTTTATTACAGGGTGCTGCAAGATCTCAGCAGATGCTGACCCAAAATTCTGCATGGGCATTTTACAATAGCGGAACGGTAACGGAAGAATGGCTGGACAGATGGACACCAGACAATACCAATGCCAGCTTACCAAGGTTGGGGCTTAATGCGAATGGAAACAATTATGTCACCAGCAGCTTCTGGTTAAAAAATGCAAGTTACCTGAGGTTAAAGAACGTTGAAGTTGCTTATACCTTCAAAAATGAGTTTTTAGCGAAGCTGAAATTAACCGGAGTAAGGGTGTATGCAAATGGACAAAACCTGTTTACCATCACGGATATGAAGAATGTGGATCCTGAAAACACCAGCTCGTTGGGATGGTACTATCCACAGCAAAAGATCTTCAATTTTGGTTTAAATGTTCAGTTCTAA
- a CDS encoding RagB/SusD family nutrient uptake outer membrane protein: protein MMTKKIKWLICFAFVASVAYSCKNVLDVKPTNFVSDEAVFKDITLTNQFVTNIYSSLLSGFDRRDAGLGQDWSVGFGLLDMATDDIEAHASLNVNLIQTGDLNSSNFNFSTEMWQANYVLIRKANILLARIDAVPTTETALKARLKAEGRFLRAFGYAELIKAFGGVPLIITEQKISEDLEVPRNSYEECVKFIVAECDAAAADLLPIYGESDLGRATKGAALALKARVLLYYASPLNNPSNDQTRWADAAKAAKDVMNLNVYDTYPDFYRLFMDKQGNKEVIFAKKYGRPGRIHETAWKLAMSIEAPSVIGGAWGGFHATQNLVDCYEMKDGKSINDPSSNYVKNDPYKDRDSRLDKSILRNGSSWKGVTVETFEGGNANKVSNGDRTKTGYGLKKFIDEKYVTAADVYQGADNDWIFMRYAEILLIYAEAQNEAVGPDGTVLEAINKVRKRAGQPDLTAMGKTQMRDKIINERRVELAFEEHRFYDVRRWKLGATYFNQPVRKVKIIKNNDGSFVYTDEVLENRQFKEHYNLLPIPQIELERNRKLVQNKDY from the coding sequence ATGATGACTAAAAAAATAAAATGGCTAATCTGCTTCGCATTTGTCGCTTCAGTAGCCTATTCCTGTAAAAATGTATTAGACGTAAAGCCTACCAATTTCGTGTCTGATGAAGCAGTTTTCAAAGACATTACTTTAACCAATCAGTTCGTTACCAATATTTATTCAAGTTTATTGAGCGGTTTCGACCGTCGGGATGCTGGATTGGGACAGGATTGGTCCGTTGGCTTTGGTTTGCTGGATATGGCAACCGATGACATTGAAGCCCATGCTTCTCTGAATGTAAACCTGATCCAGACCGGAGATTTGAACAGTTCTAATTTTAACTTCTCTACAGAAATGTGGCAGGCCAATTATGTCCTGATCAGAAAGGCAAATATTTTATTGGCCAGGATTGATGCGGTGCCCACTACAGAGACGGCATTGAAAGCAAGATTAAAGGCTGAGGGACGTTTCCTGCGTGCCTTTGGTTATGCAGAATTGATCAAAGCATTTGGTGGTGTACCTTTAATTATCACGGAGCAGAAGATCTCTGAGGACCTGGAAGTACCGAGAAATTCTTATGAAGAATGTGTGAAATTTATAGTGGCAGAATGTGATGCTGCAGCTGCTGATTTGCTGCCTATCTATGGCGAATCTGACCTGGGCCGTGCCACTAAAGGTGCTGCATTGGCACTTAAAGCAAGGGTTTTATTGTATTATGCAAGTCCACTGAACAACCCTTCTAACGACCAGACGCGTTGGGCAGATGCGGCTAAAGCAGCAAAAGATGTCATGAATCTGAATGTTTATGACACCTATCCTGATTTCTATCGTCTTTTTATGGACAAGCAAGGCAACAAGGAAGTGATTTTTGCCAAGAAATACGGCAGACCGGGCAGGATTCATGAAACTGCCTGGAAACTGGCGATGAGTATTGAAGCACCTTCGGTAATTGGTGGTGCCTGGGGTGGTTTTCATGCGACACAAAACCTGGTGGATTGCTATGAGATGAAAGATGGTAAATCGATCAATGATCCTTCCAGCAACTATGTGAAAAATGACCCATATAAGGATCGCGATAGCCGTTTGGACAAATCAATATTGAGAAATGGATCGAGCTGGAAAGGCGTAACTGTAGAAACGTTTGAAGGTGGAAATGCCAATAAAGTATCTAACGGCGACCGTACCAAAACCGGTTATGGCTTGAAGAAATTTATTGATGAGAAGTATGTGACTGCTGCTGATGTGTACCAAGGTGCTGATAATGACTGGATATTTATGCGTTATGCAGAGATCCTATTGATTTATGCAGAAGCACAGAATGAAGCCGTAGGTCCGGATGGAACGGTGCTGGAAGCGATCAACAAAGTGAGAAAAAGAGCGGGTCAGCCTGATTTAACCGCAATGGGAAAAACTCAGATGAGGGATAAAATCATCAATGAAAGAAGAGTGGAACTGGCATTTGAAGAACACCGTTTTTATGATGTCCGCAGATGGAAATTGGGTGCTACCTATTTCAATCAGCCAGTAAGAAAAGTGAAAATCATTAAAAATAATGATGGCAGCTTTGTGTATACAGATGAGGTCTTGGAAAACAGACAATTTAAAGAGCACTATAACCTGCTGCCAATCCCTCAGATAGAATTGGAGAGAAACAGGAAATTGGTGCAGAATAAAGATTATTAA
- a CDS encoding glycoside hydrolase family 2 TIM barrel-domain containing protein, translating to MFRKRLAVVLCFAFPFIVVAQDVKSGAAIKVAVKKEGAGYQLMRDGKPYYIKGAGGTGYMSRIAAYGGNSVRTWDTKNGKQILDSAQKYGLTVLMGLPVAAERHGFNYDDPAAVKKQFEKVRAEVLKFKDHPALLAWGIGNELNLSYKNLKVWDAVNEIAEMIHKEDPNHPASTVLAGINKKEVDYIKANAKAVDILSINTYAGLTELPQQIAKLGWEGPYMVTEWGPTGHWEGLETSWKAPIEESSSEKAAVYKRKYLYGIANDKDKCLGSYVFLWGQKQERTPTWYGVFTEKGEESEVVDVMQFLWSGHYPANKAPHIYAFQLDGQMALNSVHLKAGGSYEAVVDAIDPDNDQLTYRFEMLPEATKVGEGGDYEERPAAVSAGLKPLENGKVQLTAPAGKGAYRLFVYVTDGHNNVGTANIPFYVN from the coding sequence ATGTTTAGAAAGAGATTAGCTGTTGTATTGTGCTTCGCTTTCCCCTTTATCGTCGTAGCTCAGGATGTAAAATCCGGGGCTGCGATTAAAGTGGCAGTGAAAAAGGAAGGAGCTGGATATCAGCTGATGCGTGACGGGAAACCGTATTATATTAAAGGAGCAGGGGGAACGGGTTATATGAGCCGCATTGCCGCTTACGGAGGGAACTCTGTACGGACCTGGGATACGAAAAACGGAAAGCAGATTTTAGATTCTGCACAGAAATACGGGCTTACCGTTTTGATGGGTTTGCCGGTTGCGGCAGAGCGCCACGGTTTTAATTACGATGATCCGGCGGCGGTAAAAAAGCAGTTTGAAAAGGTTCGTGCAGAAGTGCTCAAATTTAAAGATCATCCGGCATTACTGGCCTGGGGGATTGGCAATGAGCTGAACCTTTCTTACAAAAACCTGAAGGTTTGGGATGCAGTGAATGAGATCGCTGAAATGATCCATAAAGAAGATCCAAATCACCCGGCCAGTACCGTGTTGGCGGGTATCAATAAAAAAGAAGTGGACTATATTAAAGCGAATGCCAAAGCGGTTGACATTTTATCAATCAATACTTATGCTGGCCTGACAGAATTGCCTCAGCAAATTGCTAAGCTGGGTTGGGAAGGTCCGTATATGGTGACAGAATGGGGACCGACTGGTCATTGGGAAGGTTTAGAGACTTCCTGGAAAGCACCTATAGAGGAATCGAGCAGCGAGAAAGCAGCGGTTTATAAAAGAAAGTATTTGTACGGGATCGCAAATGACAAAGATAAATGCTTAGGCTCTTACGTATTTTTATGGGGACAGAAGCAGGAAAGAACACCGACCTGGTATGGTGTTTTTACTGAAAAAGGAGAAGAATCGGAGGTGGTAGATGTGATGCAATTCCTGTGGTCGGGGCATTATCCTGCAAACAAAGCGCCTCATATTTATGCTTTTCAATTGGATGGCCAGATGGCGCTGAACAGTGTGCATTTAAAGGCTGGCGGAAGTTATGAAGCAGTAGTGGATGCCATAGATCCCGACAATGATCAACTGACTTACCGCTTTGAAATGTTGCCAGAGGCGACAAAAGTAGGAGAAGGCGGGGATTATGAAGAAAGACCTGCTGCAGTTTCCGCTGGACTTAAACCACTGGAAAATGGAAAGGTTCAGCTGACTGCACCTGCCGGGAAAGGCGCTTATCGTCTTTTTGTCTATGTGACCGATGGACACAATAATGTAGGTACCGCAAATATTCCTTTTTACGTCAACTAA